GGATTTTTTTTGAGCTTGTAAAAGAAAACATCGGTACGCTCTCACCGAATCAACATCAGTTTTCTCATCTCCTCAAAATTCCCCGCGCGCAGCCGGTAGAAATAGATGCCCGAAGGGAGTTCGGCGCCGTTGGTGTCGCGGCCGTCCCAAAACAGCACATTATAACCGGCGGGAAAATTCGCTTTAGCCAACACGCGTACTCGCCGGCCGAGCAAATCAAAAAGGCTCAATTCCGCCGGTGTATTATGCGGCAGGGAAAAACGAATGGCGGTTTGTGCTCGTGGAGAGGTCGCGTTGGCGCGCAGCGGGTTGGGAAAATTTTGCTCCAGCGCAAATTGCAGCAGCGCGGCTTGCGGCGGCTGGCCGCCAATCGCCACGGCCATTTTTAAATTGTGCGGCTTGCCAAAAGCCTGATCGCCTGGCGTCCAGCTTCCGTTTGGTAATTTGACGCTGGTGCGAAAGACCGGCCTGGTCACGCCGTCATCGAAAAGCAGTTGCACGGCGCCATTGTCAATCACTTCGACGGACACGAAAAAATCCTGTCCGGCGGTCACGGCGAGATTGCGATCTCCCAGCCAAAGCTCGTAGGGAATCAGCGCCCCGCGCGTGAGCGCTTGCAAAGGCACATCAATTTGCGTGATCGCTTCACCGGGAAGATGGCGATTGGCGAGATGGGGTTTTAAAACGGAAAATCGCAGGTCGCCGGTTCCTTGAATGGCATTTTCCCCGCCGTTGATAAACAGACGAATCCACAACAATTGGCCGTTTACGCTCGGCGTAAAGCGCGTCGCCGCTGCCGCATAATTTTGCGTGGTTCCAATCGGCAGAAAAAGCGCGGCTTTTGCGTCAAAGTATTGGTCGAGAATTTGGTTCGGCGGATCATTGGCGAGAAAATTGATGTTCTCAGTGACGCCGTTGGGCGCGACCGTCACGGCGATGGCCTCATCGGGCCGGTCGGCCAAATGATCGTGGCTTTCGTGGGCGCCGTTGTAATATTCAAATGGCACGGGCTGTAGAAATGAAAGGTCGGCACGGCTTTTGGCATACGGCCCCACACTGGAGCCGCCGGTAAAATTTTCCACAATCGGCTCCGCCAAAATAAAATAGTCGCCCGGTGGCAAACCCTGCAATTCAAAAAAACCCGGGGCATTGCCGAAATAATCCGTCACGGTGCTGTATCGTTCGGTTGGATTAACGGCGCTGATCGCGATGACATTCGCGCCGCGCACAAACGTGCCGTTGCGACGCTGGATCATGCCGCGCAGCGTGCCGCGATTGGTGAAAAAATCCGGTGCAGGGTAAAGCCGGCTGACGGAGACGATATCGTCCACGGTAAATTCCGTGTTGGTCGTGCTGATCGGAAACATCAACGGCACGAGCGCGTCATTCGCCGGAAGCCCGTCGACGCCTTCATGTTTGTTGATTTGCGCGTGATCCAAACCGAGCAAATGGCCCAGCTCGTGCTTGATGACGCCGAAATATTGCTGCAGCGTGGCCTTGTTGCTCAAAAAACCGTTGATCAAAATTTCGCTCTCGGCATAGAATCCGGCATTGGGGCCGGTGGTGAAATAGGCCGATACCGCCAAACCCAGGGTGTTGTTTTTGGCGCCGGCGCCGCGAATGGCATCCATCATCTGTCCATCGCTGTCCAACAGCACCGGATTGACGCCGTCGTTGAATTTACCCCAGTACGTTGTGTAATTGCTTGCGGTGACGTCATCCGGAAAATTTTCGCCGCGCACAAATGACGGTATGGCCGTGGCAATCTGTTCCCAGGCGTTAAAAGCGTCTTGGACGAGGCGCGCCGCGTCGGCGTTGCTGTAGGAGCCAAGCTGGCCGGGGTCGAGACGCCAAGTCAGGGGAAAGGCGGTTTGGCGATAAACCACGGCGCGATTGGAAAAAACTGTCAGTGGTCCGCCGGCCATGGCGTTACTCGTGAACAAAACGATGGACAAAAAAATCGTTTTGCGTTTCAAAAAATCAAGAAAACAATTTTTCATAGAGAGCCTCTACGGTAGCCGGCCGGCGGCCATTTCGCGGACGAGTTTGATGAAATCCTGATATTCCATCAGAGGGGCGGTCTGCAAGCTTGCGGTCGGGGCATCGAGATGGGGCGCCAACATTTTCACATGCAGGAGATTACCCGCCACAAATTTTTTGCCAGTGGCGCGGTCACGCTGGATGGTTAGCTTGCCCTCGCCGACGCCGATCGGGCTGGTCAATCCCAAAAGGCTGGCAGGGTAAAGAAAGGCCATCACCTCCTCGCCTTCGCTGAAATAACTCATGTCGGCGACAAAAACATTCAAGCCGTTGTAACTTCCGCCGTACTGTTTAAAGGTAAAATGACCTTTGCCGACACCGCGCACGGCGTCTTCCACCGCCACGGTATAATTGGTGACGATGAAGCCGCTGGCCGGGTCGCGTTCGCTCCAAACTTTGACGACTTTGCCGGACAAAATAAAACCGGAAGCCGCGACCATTTGCTGCAAAGACAAGGGGGATGATTGCGCCAGGCTCATTCGCTGGCTCAACAACAAAAGCAGCGGCAAAAGCGACATGAAAACTTTTTGACGAGGCATGGTTCATCTCCGAATATTCAAAAAATCAGTGTTGGAGGGGTGTGGCGAGGCGCAATATTTGGTTTTTTGGTCTATTGACTTTCTTTCATCCAAACTTCTCCTGCTTCGCCTCCCGCGTCATCAGCGCGTTCACCGCTTGTTTGGCATCTTTATTTTCAAACAATACGCGATAAACTTCCCCCGTGATCGGCATTTCGACGCCGTGTTGCTGCGCGAGCCGGTAGGCGGCTTGGGTGGTGCGGACGCCTTCGGCCACCATCATCATCTCGCTGAGTATGTCTTGCAGCTTGCGGCCCCGGCCGATTTGCTCGCCGACGTGACGATTGCGGCTCTTGCGGCTCATGCAGGTCACAAACAGATCGCCCATGCCGGAGAGTCCGGCAAATGTCATCGGATCAGCGCCAAGCTTCACGCCGAGCCGGGTGATTTCGACCAAGCCACGCGTCATCAAGGCGGCTTTGGTGTTGTCGCCAAATCCCGCGCCGTCGACGATGCCGGCGGCAAGGGCGATGATATTTTTCAATGCGCCGCCCAACTCGACGCCAATGACGTCGTGATGGGTGTAAACCCGAAAATACGGGTTCATGAAAATTTCCTGCACGGCTTTCGTTGCCGCGAGATCTTTTCCGGCGGCGACGATAGCCGTCGGGATGTGATGGGCGACTTCAATGGCCAAGCTCGGCCCGGAGAGCACCACCACCGGCGCGGATTCACCCAGCAACGTTGCGAGGACTTGACTCATTCGCAACAACGTGTCGGCCTCGATTCCTTTGACGGCACTGATGACAATCGCAGATGGTGACAAAGAACGGACTTGTTGCGTGACCGCGCGCAAACCGTGTGACGGCGTCGCCAACAGCAGAAATGCGGCCTCGATCGTGGCTTCTTCGAGATTGGCAGTGAAACGTAACTTCGATGGCAGCACAATGCCGGGCAGATAATCGGGGCTGTGATGTTGCGTCGAAAGCTCGGCCACCAGCTCAGGCCGCCGCGCCCAAACCGTGACCTCATGTCCATTTTCACACAAAACTTTTGCCAGGGCCGTGCCCCAGCTTCCCGCGCCGATCACGCCGATTCGTGCCATCAAACAATTTCTCCGATCACCCAGCTTGCCTCACCAATCTCGCTCAAGCGCCGGCGCAATTCATCGACCGAGGCCGGGGCGATCACAAAGATCAGGCCAATTCCCAAATTGAAAACGTGTCGCATTTCCACTTCTTCAATTTGTCCGTACTTTTGCAAGAGACGAAACAACGGCGGTCGTTCCCACGCGCGCCAATCAACCTGCAAATGCAAGCCGTTGCGGAGAAGACGCGCCGTGTTGCCTTCGATGCCGCCGCCGGTGATATGAGAAATGCCGTGCAGCTCGGAAAATTCTGTCGCCAGCCGAATCGGTTTTTGATAACTGCGATGCGATTTCAATAAAGCGGCGCCGAGTGTTTCGCCAAGCTCGTTTTGATCATGATCGAGATGCAAATGCCGAGATGAAATAATTTTTCGCACCAAGGAATAGCCGTTGGTGTGTAAACCATTGGAGGCGATGCCGACGAGCACATCACCGCTTTGGATGCGACGGCCATCGAGAATTTTTTCTTCTTCAACGATGCCGACAATCGTGCCGGCGAGATCAAATTCACCGGGTTGATAAATGTCGGGCATCTCCGCCGTTTCGCCGCCGATCAGGGCGCAGCCGGCTTCACGGCAGGCGGCGGACATCCCTTCCATCAATTCGAGAACGACACCCGACTCTAATTTTCCAAATGCGAGATAATCGAGAAAGAACAACGGCTGGGCGCCGCCGACCATGATGTCGTTCAAGCAATGATGCACGATATCCGCGCCGAGGCCGCGATA
This genomic stretch from candidate division KSB1 bacterium harbors:
- a CDS encoding T9SS type A sorting domain-containing protein, with the translated sequence MAGGPLTVFSNRAVVYRQTAFPLTWRLDPGQLGSYSNADAARLVQDAFNAWEQIATAIPSFVRGENFPDDVTASNYTTYWGKFNDGVNPVLLDSDGQMMDAIRGAGAKNNTLGLAVSAYFTTGPNAGFYAESEILINGFLSNKATLQQYFGVIKHELGHLLGLDHAQINKHEGVDGLPANDALVPLMFPISTTNTEFTVDDIVSVSRLYPAPDFFTNRGTLRGMIQRRNGTFVRGANVIAISAVNPTERYSTVTDYFGNAPGFFELQGLPPGDYFILAEPIVENFTGGSSVGPYAKSRADLSFLQPVPFEYYNGAHESHDHLADRPDEAIAVTVAPNGVTENINFLANDPPNQILDQYFDAKAALFLPIGTTQNYAAAATRFTPSVNGQLLWIRLFINGGENAIQGTGDLRFSVLKPHLANRHLPGEAITQIDVPLQALTRGALIPYELWLGDRNLAVTAGQDFFVSVEVIDNGAVQLLFDDGVTRPVFRTSVKLPNGSWTPGDQAFGKPHNLKMAVAIGGQPPQAALLQFALEQNFPNPLRANATSPRAQTAIRFSLPHNTPAELSLFDLLGRRVRVLAKANFPAGYNVLFWDGRDTNGAELPSGIYFYRLRAGNFEEMRKLMLIR
- a CDS encoding NAD(P)H-dependent glycerol-3-phosphate dehydrogenase, with product MARIGVIGAGSWGTALAKVLCENGHEVTVWARRPELVAELSTQHHSPDYLPGIVLPSKLRFTANLEEATIEAAFLLLATPSHGLRAVTQQVRSLSPSAIVISAVKGIEADTLLRMSQVLATLLGESAPVVVLSGPSLAIEVAHHIPTAIVAAGKDLAATKAVQEIFMNPYFRVYTHHDVIGVELGGALKNIIALAAGIVDGAGFGDNTKAALMTRGLVEITRLGVKLGADPMTFAGLSGMGDLFVTCMSRKSRNRHVGEQIGRGRKLQDILSEMMMVAEGVRTTQAAYRLAQQHGVEMPITGEVYRVLFENKDAKQAVNALMTREAKQEKFG
- the purM gene encoding phosphoribosylformylglycinamidine cyclo-ligase; its protein translation is MGAPKSPSPAALFMAVLFSPSVSYDDVRAVVMQEFGDILMQSPVFPFNHSDYYAEEMGANLQKVFLLLGRLIDPSALVEWKLRAQEVESRYTENGKRKINIDPGYLEASKLVLATTKNYDHRIYLGRGIYGDVQLRFRFQQFHFNDWTYPDYRQPEHIAFFEQARLKYFDLLKTEFGALALPVKLDYKSAGVDREKGEGLKKRIGELARQTFNDNVLREIGLFGGFFRFAPENYRKPVLVASVDGIGTKIKLACQLRQYRGLGADIVHHCLNDIMVGGAQPLFFLDYLAFGKLESGVVLELMEGMSAACREAGCALIGGETAEMPDIYQPGEFDLAGTIVGIVEEEKILDGRRIQSGDVLVGIASNGLHTNGYSLVRKIISSRHLHLDHDQNELGETLGAALLKSHRSYQKPIRLATEFSELHGISHITGGGIEGNTARLLRNGLHLQVDWRAWERPPLFRLLQKYGQIEEVEMRHVFNLGIGLIFVIAPASVDELRRRLSEIGEASWVIGEIV